The following are encoded in a window of Clostridium thermarum genomic DNA:
- a CDS encoding phosphopentomutase, whose product MTKGNIDRVIWIVLDSVGMGEMPDAKDFGDVGVNTIGNVSKALGGLKVPNMESLGLGNIDGIKGVNRVDSPKGCFARFAEASRGKDTTTGHWEMSGVISDVPFPTYPEGFPQDIIEAFEKATGRKVIGNKPASGTEILDELGEEHMKTGKVIVYTSADSVFQIAAHEQVVPLEELYKMCEIARNILVEPHAVARVIARPFVGKPGAFTRTPNRRDFSLVPPYDTILDKMKKAGYNVMAVGKIEDIFSGKGITEAVHTKDNMDGVDKTLEYMKEDKKGLIFTNLVDFDMKWGHRNDYKAYGKGLEDFDARLPEILNVMKDTDVLFITADHGCDPTTPGTDHTREYVPFIAYGKTLKEGVNLGTRHTFADMGQTLADIFETESIQNGKSFLAEVIK is encoded by the coding sequence TTGGTATGGGAGAAATGCCGGATGCCAAGGACTTTGGTGATGTAGGTGTAAATACTATCGGTAACGTGTCTAAGGCACTGGGAGGCCTAAAGGTGCCTAACATGGAGTCCTTAGGTCTTGGAAATATAGACGGAATAAAGGGAGTAAACAGAGTAGATTCTCCAAAGGGCTGTTTTGCAAGGTTTGCTGAGGCCTCAAGAGGTAAGGACACTACTACAGGACACTGGGAAATGAGCGGTGTTATTTCTGATGTTCCCTTCCCAACCTACCCGGAAGGCTTTCCACAGGATATAATTGAAGCTTTTGAGAAGGCAACAGGCAGAAAGGTTATAGGTAACAAGCCGGCTTCCGGCACTGAGATATTGGATGAACTTGGGGAAGAACATATGAAGACCGGCAAGGTGATTGTATATACTTCTGCAGACAGTGTATTCCAAATTGCTGCCCATGAACAGGTTGTTCCTCTGGAAGAACTATATAAGATGTGTGAAATTGCAAGAAACATCTTGGTAGAACCTCATGCAGTGGCCAGAGTTATAGCAAGACCTTTCGTAGGTAAGCCCGGAGCCTTTACAAGAACTCCTAACAGAAGAGACTTTTCATTGGTACCGCCTTACGATACAATATTAGATAAGATGAAAAAGGCCGGCTATAACGTTATGGCCGTTGGTAAGATAGAAGATATTTTCTCCGGCAAAGGAATTACAGAAGCTGTTCATACAAAGGATAATATGGATGGCGTTGATAAAACGCTTGAATACATGAAGGAAGATAAGAAGGGTCTTATCTTTACAAACCTGGTGGACTTTGATATGAAGTGGGGACACAGAAATGACTATAAGGCCTATGGAAAGGGTCTTGAAGACTTTGACGCAAGGCTGCCTGAAATATTAAATGTCATGAAGGATACAGATGTATTGTTTATAACTGCAGACCATGGTTGTGACCCCACAACACCAGGAACAGATCATACAAGGGAGTATGTACCATTTATAGCTTACGGTAAGACCTTAAAGGAAGGCGTAAATCTTGGCACAAGACATACTTTTGCAGATATGGGTCAGACCTTGGCAGATATTTTTGAAACAGAAAGTATTCAAAACGGAAAAAGCTTCTTAGCTGAAGTTATAAAATAA
- the deoD gene encoding purine-nucleoside phosphorylase, with product MSVHIGAKEGQIADRILLPGDPLRAKFIAETFLENPECYNEVRGMYGFTGTYKGKRVSVQGTGMGMPSISIYATELIQSYGVKKLIRVGTCGSFLEDVKVRDVIIAMSASTDSNINKLRFHGMDYAPTASFKLLKKAYDTSVEKGLNTKVGSVLSSDTFYNDEADSWKLWAKYGVMAVEMETAALYTIAAKFGVDALGILTVSDHLVTGELTSAEERQKTFTNMIEVALDTIIED from the coding sequence ATGAGTGTTCATATTGGTGCAAAGGAAGGACAGATAGCAGATAGAATATTATTACCGGGAGATCCTTTAAGAGCTAAGTTTATAGCAGAAACTTTCCTGGAAAATCCTGAATGCTATAATGAAGTAAGAGGCATGTATGGTTTTACCGGTACTTATAAGGGCAAGAGAGTATCAGTACAAGGAACCGGTATGGGAATGCCTTCGATATCAATTTATGCTACAGAACTTATACAGTCCTATGGCGTAAAGAAATTAATAAGAGTAGGTACCTGCGGGTCCTTCCTGGAAGATGTTAAGGTTAGAGACGTAATCATTGCAATGTCAGCTTCCACAGATTCAAACATAAACAAGTTGAGATTCCACGGCATGGATTATGCTCCTACAGCCAGCTTCAAGCTGCTTAAGAAAGCCTATGACACAAGCGTAGAGAAAGGCTTAAACACAAAGGTAGGTAGCGTATTAAGCTCCGACACCTTCTACAATGATGAGGCAGACAGCTGGAAGCTTTGGGCTAAGTACGGAGTTATGGCTGTAGAAATGGAAACAGCAGCCCTATATACCATAGCAGCTAAGTTTGGAGTAGATGCTCTTGGAATATTAACCGTAAGCGATCATCTTGTAACAGGAGAACTTACAAGTGCAGAAGAAAGACAGAAGACCTTTACTAATATGATTGAAGTTGCCTTGGATACTATAATAGAAGATTAA
- a CDS encoding putative bifunctional diguanylate cyclase/phosphodiesterase, producing the protein MGNSVNESFFFFENYKTLVYSSLGTLILLMSFIAVLLFYIWKIKRMKKELEENHKELTELYEELASTDEEVRAQYEELACTQETLTNTEERYRLVLESTNDAIWDIDFNTGNIYLSEKWYELLGYNPEECEQSIWFWRKFVQPDDIHQIFKALKQHLKNKVPYFNCEFRIKNVHGDYIWIRSRGKAQYDSEGKVYRVMGSHMDITELKDYEAELQYVAYHDALTGLNNRLYLYDTIGLYLSQHKNSNTMDAMLFIDTDNFKFVNDTLGHSFGDKFLLMVAMRLLTFTGDNCELFRLGGDEFIIYIKNAENKSAIEAYANKIIDSFSEPFNIDGNSISTSVSIGISLFPYDGTDVDTLLKYADMAMYKVKERGKNGFRFYNSILNDEIQARVKIEKHLRKALENNEFILHYQPQVNVQTKKVEAFEALVRWQSPELGLVSPLKFIHVAEETGFIVPLGEWILKNSCQFLKALNAAKGTDYKVSVNISVMQLLQDNFTDMVERILADTGLSPSLLELEITESIIMESPDLIVGKLKLLREKGISIALDDFGTGYSSLAYLRKIPITTLKIDKLFIDDISSAGCNTSLTDSIIDLGHKIGLTIVAEGVETNDQLEYLESNNCDIIQGYLFSKPLPPSEIHRIL; encoded by the coding sequence ATGGGTAATAGTGTTAATGAGTCATTTTTCTTTTTCGAAAATTATAAAACTCTTGTATATAGTTCCTTAGGCACTTTGATCCTGCTCATGTCCTTTATTGCTGTTTTATTATTCTATATATGGAAAATAAAAAGGATGAAAAAGGAATTAGAGGAAAATCACAAAGAACTTACTGAGCTTTATGAAGAATTGGCTTCCACGGACGAGGAAGTACGGGCTCAATACGAGGAACTCGCTTGCACTCAAGAAACCCTTACCAATACAGAAGAGCGCTATAGGCTTGTATTGGAATCAACCAATGATGCTATATGGGACATTGATTTTAATACAGGAAATATATATTTATCAGAAAAATGGTACGAACTATTAGGCTATAATCCTGAGGAATGTGAGCAAAGTATTTGGTTCTGGAGAAAATTTGTTCAGCCTGATGATATACATCAGATTTTCAAGGCCTTAAAACAGCATTTGAAAAATAAGGTTCCTTATTTCAACTGCGAGTTCAGAATAAAAAATGTCCATGGGGATTATATATGGATCCGCTCCAGAGGTAAGGCTCAATACGACTCTGAGGGCAAGGTCTATAGAGTAATGGGTTCTCATATGGATATAACAGAGTTAAAGGATTATGAAGCTGAACTGCAATATGTAGCCTACCATGATGCACTGACCGGATTAAATAACAGGTTGTATTTATACGATACCATAGGCCTTTATTTAAGCCAGCATAAGAACTCAAATACAATGGATGCAATGCTTTTTATCGATACGGACAATTTTAAATTCGTCAACGATACTCTTGGTCATTCCTTTGGGGACAAGTTTCTCCTGATGGTGGCAATGAGGCTTTTGACTTTTACCGGTGACAATTGTGAACTGTTTCGACTTGGCGGGGATGAGTTTATTATATATATCAAGAACGCGGAAAACAAAAGTGCTATAGAAGCCTATGCCAACAAAATAATTGACAGCTTCAGCGAACCCTTTAATATCGATGGAAATAGCATCAGCACCTCTGTAAGCATTGGTATTTCCTTGTTTCCTTATGACGGCACAGACGTTGACACCTTGCTAAAGTATGCGGATATGGCTATGTATAAGGTTAAGGAAAGAGGAAAGAACGGTTTTCGCTTTTATAACAGCATATTAAATGATGAAATTCAGGCTAGAGTTAAAATAGAAAAACATTTAAGGAAGGCTCTGGAAAATAATGAATTTATTCTTCATTATCAGCCACAGGTAAATGTACAGACCAAAAAGGTGGAAGCCTTTGAAGCCTTGGTTCGATGGCAAAGTCCGGAACTGGGCCTGGTATCCCCCTTAAAATTTATACATGTGGCAGAAGAAACAGGCTTTATCGTTCCTCTGGGCGAATGGATATTAAAAAACTCCTGCCAGTTTTTAAAAGCTCTTAACGCTGCTAAGGGTACGGATTACAAAGTATCTGTAAATATATCAGTAATGCAGCTGCTGCAGGATAACTTTACAGACATGGTGGAGCGGATACTTGCAGATACAGGGCTCTCACCCTCATTATTGGAACTTGAAATAACGGAATCCATTATCATGGAATCTCCTGACCTAATAGTGGGAAAACTTAAGCTATTGAGAGAAAAAGGTATAAGCATAGCCCTGGATGATTTTGGTACAGGCTACTCTTCCCTTGCTTACTTGAGAAAAATACCAATTACTACATTAAAAATTGACAAGCTGTTTATAGATGATATATCTTCAGCAGGCTGCAATACCTCCCTGACAGACTCTATAATAGATCTGGGCCATAAGATAGGTCTTACCATTGTGGCAGAAGGTGTTGAAACTAATGATCAATTGGAGTACCTTGAATCTAATAATTGTGATATTATTCAAGGTTATCTGTTCTCAAAGCCACTTCCACCCTCAGAAATACATAGAATTTTATAA